In Microbulbifer agarilyticus, the DNA window GCAACCCGATCAGGAAAATCAGCAACAGATGCAGGCCCACCGACAGGGACACAATGCCCCAGGCGATATTGAACTTCATCCATTTAAATTTAAAAAACGTCAGCCAGACGGCGACGATGTAGACGAACAGTATGACGAAGCCCAACAGCATTAATGCGGCCCCTTAAGCGTCTGTATCGCCATTATTGTGCGGGGGAGTGTCATGCGGGGGATTACCACCGGATGATCTCTTCTTTTTGTCGCCCTCATCCCCTTTCAAACGCGCGATATTTTCATCGATTGCCTGCGCCTCTTCTTCGGGCAACCGGCGAATATCGATGGTATCGGTCGGTTTAAACGCCCAGATGAATGCATTGATCCACGGCACCACGGCGAGGAAACCCGCGTACCCCATTATGCGCACCGCTTCTGCGTCCGGGTGCTTGCGGGCAATGGCAATGCGACCGGGCAACCCGGCGATCCACAGCAAAATCACGAGAATACACAGGCAGGCGCCGATAATGACGAGGAAGGTCAGGTAGTCCCAGTGATCAAGCTTGAATCCCATAGAAAATCCTCTTCTGCCGACTCAGCCGCGGGCGCAGAGAAATGATCTTCTTCCCGGAATCTGCACCACGTAGAAGGCTGCCCGAGAATTATTAATCACACTATTGCACTTAAATTGCTTTTAAATTCATTTAAGTGCTCTTGGTAGGCGTCCATGAGATTGTAGAGTACTGGCGGTCAAACGCTGCTAGCGAGAACACTACTGGCACTCGAGTGTTCAAGAAAAGCGGATATGCCGACACGCTTTGACGCATCCCAAAATAGCTGGAACAGGGACCGGATTAGGAGTGGGAATAAGCAAGTATTTACCACGCCTGATCAATGCACCCCGGCGCAGGCAACATATACTGATTTCAATGACTTATCGCCGCCGTGGCACTCAAGTGTGCAGCGACGGAATTGCCGCAAGCGCACTTGACCAACAACGATATCGAGCCAACTTCACGCTGGACCACTTCATGGCAGAACTGGAGAAAAAGCCGCACGCTGACTGGCGACGCTACATCGAAAAACCCCTACCGTTAGCAGAAGCCCACGACCTCATTATTCCGGGCTCCGTACCGTCGCTCAGTTTCTACCTGATGATGACCGCGTCCACGGTCATCGCCACCCTCGGCTTACTCGCCGACAGCGCTGCAGTAATTATCGGCGCAATGCTCGTGGCACCCTTGATGGCGCCGATCATTTCCCTCGCCTTCGGTGTCGTTTCCTGGGACGGGCACTTGATGCTGCGCTCGGTATTGATCGCAATCTCCGGGAGCCTGCTGTGTATCGTCATCGCATACCTGACGACCCATGCCATCGGCTATCAGATGGCGGGCCCAGAGATTGTCGCGCGCATGCGCCCTAGTATGCTCGACCTCGACGTTGCCATTGCCGCGGGTGCGGCGGCGGCCTATACCCTCACCCGCCCGAGCACCTCTGCGACTCTGGCGGGAATTGCCATTGCCGTGGCCCTGGTCCCGCCTCTGTGCACGGTAGGCATTGCCCTTGCACTGGACAATGAGGCCAGCATCGAGGTGGGCGTGGCGTGGGACTACCTCAGTGCAAAACGCCCATTTATCCTGTTCTTAACCAATCTGGTGGGTATTGCCTTTGCGGCAACGGTGGTTTTCTTCCTACAGTATTTTCGCAAGCAACCCAGAGCGATTGCCGCGCTTGCTGCTGCCTTTGTCAGCCTATTAATCGTCGTCCCCTCCCTCACCCACGGCCTGGAAGAACTGCTGGTGCGCAATATGGTCCAGCGTTCACTGATCTCCGAAAGTCACGAAATTATTGGTACCGATGCGGAGCTCCGCTTCACCAGTATCACCACACGTTTTGACGAGGACAGTATTGTGATCCGCGTCGATGTGGTGGATGGCGCAGAGGTGATTACGCAGGAATTTGCTGATGCTTTGCAACGGCGCATGGGGGAACTGGCCGAAAGGCCCGTGCAACTCGAAATCGGGGTCATGCCCGAGCTCATACTTCGCAGCCAGGGAACGGATCTGGATGTATCGGGATCACCCGGAGTATCTGGCGATAGCGCCCGCTAGGTAATGCCTCTGCCGCAAAATAAAAAGCCCCGCTCTTGGCGGGGCTTTTTATTAGGGTTCTATATTGGGGCTCTTTAGTAGAACTTAACAGAAGCTCAGAAGCTTTCGACTTACTGAATACCGAGGATTTCCTTGCCCTGAATAAAAGTCACATCCACGGGAATATTCGCGGCTTTCAATCGATCCAGATCAGATTGCAGCTCTGCGCCAACCACGCCCATTTCCTCCAGTAGCGCTTTGGACTTTTTATAGTCGCCATCGCCTTGGATGGTGAGAATCAGGTTCGACAACTTCGCCATGGCTTCCTGCATTTTTTCGAAGTCCACGCTGTACAGGCCAGATGCTTCATCGCGGGTAAAGGCACCTTCCTGCTTGAAGAAGTTGAAGCGCATCATATTCGCCTTACCGTGGGCACTGGCCGCGCCGAAACGCACGCTGCGGAAAATACCGGCCAGGAAGGTCACGTAGTTATCCATCAGCTCGCCGTCTTCCAGTTCACCTTTTCCGTGCAGTTCGGTGATCATGTACAGGCCGAGAATATCCGCCTTGCCCTCTTCCAACGCAGAGGAGGTTTCCTTTAGCGCCTGACGCACATTGGCGCCATCGGTAACCGTTTTCTTGATCCCCAAGCCATGCGC includes these proteins:
- a CDS encoding DUF3302 domain-containing protein; protein product: MGFKLDHWDYLTFLVIIGACLCILVILLWIAGLPGRIAIARKHPDAEAVRIMGYAGFLAVVPWINAFIWAFKPTDTIDIRRLPEEEAQAIDENIARLKGDEGDKKKRSSGGNPPHDTPPHNNGDTDA
- a CDS encoding DUF389 domain-containing protein, yielding MTYRRRGTQVCSDGIAASALDQQRYRANFTLDHFMAELEKKPHADWRRYIEKPLPLAEAHDLIIPGSVPSLSFYLMMTASTVIATLGLLADSAAVIIGAMLVAPLMAPIISLAFGVVSWDGHLMLRSVLIAISGSLLCIVIAYLTTHAIGYQMAGPEIVARMRPSMLDLDVAIAAGAAAAYTLTRPSTSATLAGIAIAVALVPPLCTVGIALALDNEASIEVGVAWDYLSAKRPFILFLTNLVGIAFAATVVFFLQYFRKQPRAIAALAAAFVSLLIVVPSLTHGLEELLVRNMVQRSLISESHEIIGTDAELRFTSITTRFDEDSIVIRVDVVDGAEVITQEFADALQRRMGELAERPVQLEIGVMPELILRSQGTDLDVSGSPGVSGDSAR